The Thermodesulfovibrionia bacterium genome contains the following window.
TGCCCTGTCCTTATCACCAATGGTGAGTATATAAGGCTTCTCTTTTTGCTCTATATATATAGTCAACTGCAGCATCGGTGACGAGAGGCCATAAGGGGCAAGATCAGCCGGGTTTTCATCGGCAAAGGCCTTTATTTCCCCATTTTTTATTGCATACAGGTATTCCAGCACTTTTGCCATGGAGGCTATCCCTTTTGCAGGTTCAAGCATATTCCATTTTGACTGATTCTGCACAATGACCACTCTGCTCATCCCCTTTTTGACGATTTCGAGTCGCCTCAACTTGGCCGGGTCGAAATCCAGAATGGTCTTGTCCCGCAAGGCATAGGCGTCTTTGCTCACGTCTTTCTTGAGATCCGAATGTACGCGGTACACTTCCGGCCTCCCCTTGAACATGGCATACGCCACATTATTGGTAGGCCCTCTTTCTCCGAAAACAATAACGGTTTCCCCAGCTGGAGACTTCAAACCCATTTCAATCTCGGGATCGCCCAAGCCCAGTTCGACTAATTTGGCATGCTCAACCTTGTCAAACAGTACCGCATCCTTTCTGGAGGTGACGACGTTGGTCAATAACTTTTCTATCGCCTTAACATCCCCTTTTGCGCCTAATGGCTGCACTAATTGCCATCCGTCTTTCTCCCGAACCACCTTGATCTGACGGTTTTCTTTAATGTAATTTATCCAGAATTCCGAGATATCCTTCACGGCAGTGGGTAGCAGTTTCAGCTGTTCTTCTTTTAACTGCTTAACCGCTTCCTCCTTCTTGTCGAAGAAAAAGAACGCACCGCTCAGTGCGATCAGCACGATAAACCAGAAAAGCGTCTTTTTAGTAAAATTCACGCGCCCCGCCTTCTTCTGGCGGTTACGCCAAGGCCTGCCACCAACAGCAGTGAGGGCACAATCACCACGGAAAGCCAGAAAACAATTTTTCCCTGAACGGGGTTCAGCAAAAGGGGCGTCAGGCCCGGTTCTTTTCTCCTTACCGAGATCAAAACATGTTCCTCTGCCAGCCAGTTAAGCATGTTCAGGAGAAAATCCTTATTTCCTGCCTTCATGAATTTATTGCTGGCAAAGTCAGAATCTCCTGTGACCATGATCTTTCCCCAAGTTTTAAGGCTATCCTGCCCTTCCCCGGCTTTAGCATCACCAGCTTTAGCATCACCAGCTTTAGCATCACCAGCTT
Protein-coding sequences here:
- a CDS encoding DUF4340 domain-containing protein — translated: MNFTKKTLFWFIVLIALSGAFFFFDKKEEAVKQLKEEQLKLLPTAVKDISEFWINYIKENRQIKVVREKDGWQLVQPLGAKGDVKAIEKLLTNVVTSRKDAVLFDKVEHAKLVELGLGDPEIEMGLKSPAGETVIVFGERGPTNNVAYAMFKGRPEVYRVHSDLKKDVSKDAYALRDKTILDFDPAKLRRLEIVKKGMSRVVIVQNQSKWNMLEPAKGIASMAKVLEYLYAIKNGEIKAFADENPADLAPYGLSSPMLQLTIYIEQKEKPYILTIGDKDRAKRGYFAKVDQAKKVFDVEEGLVDTLILNMDKLLEADAGT